One Pyrus communis chromosome 4, drPyrComm1.1, whole genome shotgun sequence genomic region harbors:
- the LOC137731459 gene encoding rust resistance kinase Lr10-like, producing the protein MSTYSTPELPDSSSNDGAGVAIVVVLVVVLVKIVIAVVVCKKCQKLARERSQKVRLVQIVSPDYRTLTTEKIVTPDFRALTMDNFINDMEREKPVRFTSQQLRIATDNFTNLLGQGGFGAVCKGIFSNGTPVAVKVLHGSSDKRIKEQFMAEVGTIGRIHHINLVRLYGFCFEEHLRALVYEYMGNGSLDKYLFGSNTVVLGFEQLHEIAVGTARGIAYLHEECQQRIVHYDIKPENILLDAKFFPKVADFGLAKLCNRDNTHITMTGGRGTPGYAAPEVWQQFPITHKCDVYSFGMLLFEIIGRRRNLDIKVEDSRDWFPRWVWKKFEPGELGELMVVCGIEEKDKEKAERMVNVAMWCVQYKQEDRPSMSVVVKMLEGAMEIPRPSTNPFQHLMSDTPYPAAPVYDTSNPTTSTSSDFCSVPSQTVNGYRAVDDTPIMKKYEIEIASN; encoded by the exons ATGTCGACTTACTCGACTCCAGAGTTACCAGACTCATCATCAAATGATGGAGCGGGAGTAGCTATTGTTGTAGTCTTGG TAGTGGTCTTAGTGAAGATTGTTATCGCGGTTGTAGTGTGCAAGAAATGTCAGAAACTCGCAAGAGAGAGAAGTCAGAAAGTGCGCTTAGTGCAGATCGTTTCCCCGGACTATCGGACGCTCACAACGGAGAAGATCGTTACTCCAGACTTTCGGGCACTCACAATGGACAACTTTATAAATGATATGGAAAGAGAAAAGCCCGTTAGGTTCACTTCTCAACAACTTCGGATTGCGACTGATAACTTCACCAATTTGTTAGGCCAAGGAGGTTTTGGTGCAGTTTGTAAAGGAATATTTAGCAATGGAACCCCAGTGGCAGTGAAGGTTCTACATGGAAGTTCGGATAAGAGAATCAAGGAACAATTTATGGCGGAAGTTGGTACAATCGGAAGAATACATCACATCAATCTGGTCCGTCTTTATGGTTTCTGCTTTGAGGAACACCTCAGAGCACTTGTTTACGAGTACATGGGAAATGGATCGCTTGACAAGTACTTATTTGGTAGCAACACAGTGGTCTTAGGATTTGAACAACTTCATGAGATTGCTGTGGGGACAGCAAGAGGGATCGCTTACTTGCATGAAGAATGCCAACAACGGATTGTCCATTACGACATAAAGCCTGAAAATATTCTTTTGGATGCAAAGTTCTTTCCAAAAGTAGCTGATTTCGGTTTGGCCAAGCTGTGTAACAGGGACAACACTCATATAACCATGACAGGAGGGAGGGGGACTCCGGGTTATGCTGCCCCAGAAGTTTGGCAGCAGTTCCCAATAACACACAAATGTGATGTGTACAGCTTTGGAATGCTATTGTTTGAGATTATAGGCAGGAGAAGGAATCTTGATATCAAAGTCGAAGATAGCCGAGACTGGTTCCCGAGGTGGGTATGGAAGAAGTTTGAACCCGGAGAATTAGGAGAGCTGATGGTAGTTTGTGGAATAGAGGAGAAAGATAAAGAGAAGGCAGAGAGAATGGTAAATGTAGCTATGTGGTGTGTCCAGTATAAGCAAGAGGATAGGCCTTCAATGAGTGTTGTGGTGAAAATGTTGGAAGGAGCAATGGAGATTCCTAGACCTTCAACTAACCCTTTTCAGCACTTGATGTCGGACACTCCATACCCTGCTGCACCCGTCTATGATACGTCAAATCCAACAACTAGTACCAGCAGCGATTTTTGTTCAGTTCCTTCTCAAACTGTAAATGGATATAGAGCCGTAGATGATACTCCTATCATGAAGAAATATGAGATTGAAATAGCGTCCAACTAG